In one Rattus rattus isolate New Zealand chromosome 16, Rrattus_CSIRO_v1, whole genome shotgun sequence genomic region, the following are encoded:
- the Psmg3 gene encoding proteasome assembly chaperone 3, giving the protein MEDKPLVVSKQKTEVVCGVPTQVVCTAFSSHILVVVTQFGKMGTLVSLEPSNVANDISKPVLTTKVLLGQDEPLIHVFAKNLVAFVSEEAGDRAVLLAMAVKEKNMERLKALKEVIRLCQVW; this is encoded by the exons ATGGAAGACAAACCACTGGTAGTATCTAAACAGAAGACAGAGGTGGTATGCGGTGTGCCCACCCAGGTGGTCTGCACGGCCTTCAGCAGCCACATCCTGGTTGTGGTGACCCAATTTGGGAAGATGGGTACGTTAGTCTCCTTGGAGCCCAGCAATGTAGCCAATGACATCAGCAAACCAGTGCTCACCACAAAAGTCCTTCTCGGGCAGGACGAG cctctcATCCATGTCTTTGCAAAGAACCTGGTAGCATTTGTGTCTgaagaagcaggagacagagccGTCCTCCTGGCCATGGCTGTGAAAGAGAAGAACATGGAGAGGCTGAAGGCCTTGAAGGAGGTGATCCGGCTATGCCAGGTGTGGTGA